A stretch of Roseibium porphyridii DNA encodes these proteins:
- the dapD gene encoding 2,3,4,5-tetrahydropyridine-2,6-dicarboxylate N-succinyltransferase — protein MTQDLASLSQTIDAAFEDRATIDTSTTGEVRDAVETTLTLLDRGELRVAEQKDGDWVVNQWAKKAVLLSFRLNPMDIIKGGPGDATWWDKVPSKFDGWGGNEFESAGFRAVPNCTVRRSAFIGKGVVLMPSFVNLGAYVDEGTMVDTWATVGSCAQIGKNVHLSGGVGIGGVLEPLQAGPVIIEDNCFIGARSEVVEGCIVREGSVLGMGVFIGKSTRIVNRMTGEVTYGEVPPYSVVVAGSMPTSSLMGNGEAAPNLYCAVIVKTVDERTRSKTAINELLRD, from the coding sequence ATGACCCAGGATCTCGCTTCCCTGTCTCAAACCATCGACGCGGCCTTTGAAGATCGCGCGACAATCGACACCTCAACAACCGGTGAGGTGCGCGATGCGGTTGAAACCACATTGACTCTTCTGGATCGGGGCGAGCTGCGGGTCGCGGAACAAAAGGATGGTGACTGGGTGGTCAACCAGTGGGCGAAGAAGGCGGTTCTGCTTTCCTTCCGTCTGAACCCGATGGACATCATCAAGGGTGGACCGGGAGATGCCACCTGGTGGGACAAGGTTCCTTCCAAGTTTGACGGTTGGGGCGGAAACGAATTTGAGAGCGCCGGTTTTCGTGCTGTGCCGAATTGCACTGTCCGCCGCTCCGCCTTTATCGGCAAGGGCGTCGTTTTGATGCCGTCTTTTGTCAATCTTGGTGCCTATGTCGATGAAGGTACGATGGTTGACACCTGGGCGACAGTCGGATCCTGCGCACAGATCGGCAAGAACGTGCACCTGTCTGGCGGCGTTGGAATCGGCGGAGTGCTTGAGCCACTTCAGGCTGGCCCCGTCATCATTGAAGACAACTGCTTTATCGGCGCGCGTTCCGAAGTGGTTGAAGGCTGTATCGTCCGCGAAGGGTCCGTTCTCGGCATGGGTGTTTTCATCGGCAAGTCGACCCGGATCGTCAACCGCATGACGGGCGAAGTCACATATGGTGAAGTGCCCCCCTATTCGGTGGTCGTTGCCGGTTCCATGCCGACCTCAAGCCTCATGGGCAACGGCGAGGCGGCACCGAACCTCTACTGCGCCGTGATCGTCAAAACCGTTGATGAACGGACACGCTCAAAGACAGCGATCAATGAGCTGTTGCGCGACTGA
- a CDS encoding LysR family transcriptional regulator, with the protein MHSKFLSYFDEVARQGSIRRAAAVLHVSSSSVNRKILDIEERLGVRLFDRHAEGVELTAAGAVVLEHCRQTIFDYEKIMHVVADIREMRAGHIDIASLDSVALSLLPSTIDQFSRDYPSITYTIRTAQPDNIVRAVAEGEAGIGISFSNDLHPGVRVHTEKSAPIGAILNNDHPLAERDALEIEDLIPFPLIRSYDALSERSLVNLALADNTIPLKTACFTNSLPLARSMILKGHGIGLYSKIGFLDEIEAGKLRYIHLKSNFLKDLKIGLLIPSRSNQTPVENALCRILSKSLRILRLDS; encoded by the coding sequence ATGCACAGCAAGTTTTTGAGCTATTTTGATGAAGTCGCTCGGCAAGGATCGATCCGGCGGGCTGCAGCTGTTCTGCACGTGTCCTCGTCCTCCGTTAATCGCAAGATCCTTGATATCGAAGAACGATTGGGGGTCAGATTGTTTGACAGGCATGCAGAAGGTGTTGAGTTGACAGCGGCTGGTGCTGTCGTGCTGGAACACTGCCGACAAACAATCTTCGACTATGAAAAGATCATGCATGTCGTCGCCGACATTCGAGAGATGCGCGCAGGGCACATCGATATTGCATCCTTGGACTCTGTAGCGCTCAGTTTGTTGCCTTCAACGATTGATCAATTTTCCCGTGACTATCCGAGCATCACCTATACGATCCGCACGGCTCAGCCGGACAACATTGTCCGGGCCGTTGCGGAAGGAGAGGCGGGGATCGGCATTTCATTTAGCAATGACCTGCACCCCGGTGTCCGCGTGCACACTGAGAAATCTGCACCGATTGGCGCGATACTGAACAACGACCACCCGCTTGCAGAACGCGATGCGCTGGAAATCGAAGATCTCATCCCATTTCCTCTAATACGGTCCTACGACGCGCTGTCGGAACGATCCCTGGTCAATCTTGCTCTTGCCGACAATACCATCCCGCTCAAGACGGCCTGTTTCACGAATTCGCTTCCGCTCGCAAGGTCGATGATCTTGAAGGGTCATGGCATTGGGCTCTATTCCAAGATCGGTTTTCTGGATGAAATCGAAGCAGGAAAACTGCGTTATATTCACTTGAAGTCGAACTTCTTGAAGGACCTGAAAATCGGCCTGCTTATCCCGTCGCGCAGCAATCAGACGCCTGTCGAAAACGCGCTTTGCCGGATACTCTCCAAGTCTCTTAGAATACTTCGTCTGGATTCTTAG
- a CDS encoding mechanosensitive ion channel family protein yields MEKLVSDLDPEQVEALTDLMLLLQESAANKTSVTSLGEPQPSLLEQLQSAFSGFGDMVVGHFKNLPALFTGLFAGIAALLAGSVGGPIHILIGSIALILAAGFAAEFLVNRLTAARRDKIQARSPESLFETVKLVSTRAGLDLGGLLVFAIVAVIVARAAVFDPATRSVALQAVFWIVFLPRLVAALLRFALAPHRSELRLVTADDETAKSLYRSFTTLFAVVGVAFFLRNIMQVAGQDAGGTFRFFVGFGVNAWIIAVIWKARHGLTNIILGDDGDTTSGLERMARFWPYFSMAFIAFNWLLVQFTASMGVEALTAGRSLAVIALVVFAPFLDTMVRGIVSHVVPPMQGDGPVAEAAHMQTRHSYVRIARVALLAFLVLMVGRIYGLNLLALGANDGSAVARNSVIFLLILAAGYLAWEITNLWVAHQLAKDSPPAQSEDDDAEMGGAGKSRTATILPLIRIILQITILVLTALLALSQLGINITPLLAGAGVVGLAVGFGAQTLVKDVVSGIFFLMDDAFRLGEFIDTGGTQGSIEKISIRSLQLRGTRGAVHIVPYGEIPKLTNLSRDWVIMKLKFTVPFDTDVEKVRKLFKRIGQDIMEMEEFKEDILAPFKGQGVADVDDVGIVVRGKFTTKPGKQFGVRKEIYKRVQQVFEENGIQFARKEVRVQLPENTDLDDKQKEAVAAGAAAAAATETKPAAQ; encoded by the coding sequence ATGGAAAAACTCGTTTCGGATCTCGACCCCGAGCAGGTGGAAGCCCTCACCGATCTGATGCTGCTGTTGCAAGAAAGTGCCGCCAACAAGACCTCGGTCACATCACTGGGTGAACCTCAACCAAGTCTGCTCGAGCAGCTTCAATCAGCGTTCAGCGGATTCGGTGACATGGTCGTGGGTCACTTCAAAAACCTTCCGGCTCTCTTTACCGGTCTCTTTGCAGGCATCGCGGCGCTGCTCGCAGGGTCCGTCGGAGGTCCTATTCATATCCTGATCGGCTCTATCGCGCTGATCCTCGCCGCAGGCTTTGCCGCAGAGTTTCTGGTCAACCGCCTTACTGCCGCCCGGCGCGACAAAATCCAGGCACGGTCACCGGAAAGTCTTTTTGAAACCGTAAAGCTGGTGTCAACGCGTGCAGGGCTCGATCTCGGCGGCTTGCTGGTTTTTGCAATTGTGGCCGTAATCGTTGCGCGCGCGGCCGTCTTTGATCCGGCCACGCGCAGCGTTGCCTTGCAAGCCGTTTTCTGGATCGTTTTCCTGCCGCGCCTCGTAGCCGCACTATTGCGTTTTGCACTCGCACCGCACAGAAGCGAGTTGCGCCTCGTGACCGCAGACGACGAAACAGCCAAGTCGCTTTACCGCAGCTTTACCACACTCTTTGCCGTGGTCGGCGTTGCCTTTTTCCTGCGCAACATCATGCAGGTCGCAGGGCAAGATGCCGGTGGAACCTTCCGCTTTTTTGTCGGTTTCGGTGTCAACGCCTGGATCATTGCCGTGATCTGGAAAGCGCGTCACGGATTGACCAACATCATCCTTGGCGATGACGGCGACACGACGTCCGGCCTGGAACGCATGGCCCGGTTCTGGCCGTATTTTTCCATGGCCTTTATCGCCTTCAACTGGCTTCTTGTTCAGTTTACAGCAAGCATGGGTGTCGAAGCCCTCACCGCCGGTCGCTCGCTGGCCGTGATCGCGCTTGTGGTCTTTGCACCTTTCCTTGACACGATGGTGCGCGGCATTGTCTCTCATGTCGTGCCCCCCATGCAGGGTGACGGACCGGTCGCCGAGGCCGCACACATGCAGACCCGGCACAGCTATGTTCGCATTGCCCGTGTCGCACTCCTTGCATTCCTAGTTCTCATGGTCGGCCGCATTTACGGTCTCAACCTTCTGGCACTCGGTGCCAATGACGGGTCGGCCGTTGCACGCAACAGCGTCATCTTTCTGCTGATCCTTGCCGCGGGCTATCTCGCCTGGGAGATCACCAATCTCTGGGTTGCTCATCAGTTGGCCAAGGACTCGCCGCCGGCCCAGTCGGAAGATGACGACGCCGAAATGGGAGGAGCCGGTAAATCGCGCACAGCAACCATCCTGCCGCTCATCCGGATTATCCTGCAGATCACCATTTTGGTCCTGACGGCATTGCTGGCCCTCAGTCAGCTCGGCATCAACATCACACCGCTTCTGGCGGGTGCAGGTGTCGTGGGTCTTGCGGTCGGGTTTGGCGCACAGACACTGGTCAAGGACGTGGTCTCGGGCATCTTCTTCCTGATGGACGATGCATTCCGTCTTGGCGAGTTCATCGACACCGGCGGAACCCAGGGTTCCATCGAGAAGATCTCGATCCGCTCGCTGCAACTGCGCGGTACGCGCGGCGCGGTTCATATCGTCCCTTACGGCGAGATTCCGAAACTCACCAACCTCTCCCGCGACTGGGTGATCATGAAGCTGAAATTCACCGTGCCCTTCGATACGGACGTTGAAAAGGTGCGCAAGCTCTTCAAGCGGATCGGCCAGGACATCATGGAGATGGAGGAGTTCAAAGAAGACATTCTGGCACCTTTCAAAGGCCAGGGCGTTGCCGATGTCGACGATGTCGGCATCGTCGTGCGCGGCAAGTTCACCACGAAACCCGGCAAGCAGTTCGGTGTGCGCAAGGAGATCTACAAACGCGTCCAACAGGTCTTTGAGGAAAACGGCATCCAGTTTGCCCGCAAGGAAGTGCGTGTACAGCTACCCGAAAACACGGACCTGGACGACAAGCAGAAGGAAGCAGTCGCCGCCGGTGCCGCAGCCGCCGCCGCCACAGAAACGAAACCCGCAGCACAATAG
- a CDS encoding DUF805 domain-containing protein, giving the protein MNTPPQSANITPGPIWALLSPIGRMGREPYWLSFALVWIIIGIAIRLWWISSLVEITPETVSPAAFAESNALFPILFFVLQWFELALVIKRLQDIGQSGFLALLIFVPILNVLMVVFLGFVPSQSDANRHGPLPNSYWRKS; this is encoded by the coding sequence ATGAACACCCCTCCGCAGAGCGCTAACATAACCCCCGGCCCCATCTGGGCACTGTTAAGTCCAATCGGGCGTATGGGACGGGAACCCTATTGGCTCAGCTTTGCGCTGGTGTGGATCATCATCGGCATCGCCATCCGGCTTTGGTGGATTTCCTCGCTTGTCGAAATCACGCCTGAAACGGTATCGCCAGCTGCCTTTGCGGAATCAAATGCGCTGTTTCCAATTCTCTTTTTCGTGTTGCAATGGTTCGAGTTGGCACTTGTGATCAAGCGGCTGCAAGACATCGGTCAAAGCGGGTTCCTCGCATTGCTGATCTTCGTACCCATTTTGAACGTGCTCATGGTGGTCTTCTTGGGGTTTGTTCCAAGTCAGTCGGACGCAAACCGCCACGGGCCGTTGCCAAACAGCTATTGGCGCAAAAGCTGA
- a CDS encoding DMT family transporter produces MELWIPITVAAAFCQNLRTAMQKHLKGQLGTTGATFVRFGYGLPFAFLYALVLHFVFGFPVPSLNATMLIAGALGGLAQILGTFLLVYLFSFRNFAVGTAYSKTEPIQAALFGFLVLGEHISLAVAICILIGIIGVVMISLARVPLTVSAVRSSLAGRPALIGLASAAFFGASAVAYRTASLSLEGTGVPMQAACALVFATLFQTIVMVSWMSLRDPDQLKASLKAWRAAVWVGASGVAGSIGWFTAMTLQNVAYVRALAQIELVFTFLVSWLVFKEVISRSEIFGCLMIVAAVVGIILLG; encoded by the coding sequence ATGGAGTTATGGATTCCGATCACTGTTGCCGCAGCGTTCTGCCAGAACCTGCGTACCGCCATGCAGAAACACCTGAAGGGCCAGCTCGGTACGACAGGTGCGACCTTTGTGCGGTTTGGTTACGGGCTTCCCTTCGCGTTCCTCTATGCGCTCGTGCTGCATTTCGTGTTTGGCTTTCCTGTGCCTTCACTCAACGCCACAATGCTGATTGCCGGCGCACTGGGCGGTCTGGCTCAGATCCTGGGCACGTTCCTGCTGGTTTATCTGTTTTCGTTTCGAAATTTTGCGGTCGGAACGGCCTATTCCAAAACGGAACCAATCCAGGCGGCCCTGTTCGGGTTTCTGGTCCTGGGGGAACATATCTCTCTTGCGGTAGCCATCTGCATCCTGATCGGCATTATCGGCGTCGTCATGATCTCGCTTGCCCGCGTGCCATTGACCGTTTCTGCGGTCCGCTCGTCGCTGGCCGGGCGCCCCGCGCTTATCGGTCTGGCGTCAGCGGCGTTTTTCGGCGCATCCGCGGTTGCCTACCGAACGGCATCCCTTTCCTTGGAAGGGACGGGGGTGCCGATGCAGGCCGCCTGTGCCCTGGTCTTTGCGACGCTGTTCCAGACGATCGTGATGGTCAGCTGGATGTCGCTGCGCGATCCGGATCAACTGAAAGCCAGCCTAAAGGCCTGGCGCGCTGCCGTCTGGGTCGGCGCATCCGGTGTGGCCGGTTCAATCGGCTGGTTCACGGCAATGACGTTGCAAAATGTCGCCTATGTTCGCGCGCTTGCTCAGATAGAGCTGGTGTTTACATTTCTTGTGTCCTGGTTGGTCTTCAAGGAAGTCATTTCGCGTTCAGAAATTTTCGGCTGCCTGATGATCGTTGCAGCTGTTGTCGGGATCATTCTGCTCGGGTAG
- the dapE gene encoding succinyl-diaminopimelate desuccinylase — MPSNAVAIAQDLIRCPSVTPAEGGALTTLENLLTSAGFEVTRVTFQDEDTPDVENLFATIGSGKPHFVFAGHTDVVPAGAENDWSHGPFAGTIHDGVLFGRGAVDMKGGIAAFAAAAIDLVQELGKDFGGTISLLITGDEEGPAVNGTVKLLEWAKAEGHEFDACIVGEPTNPAKLGDAIKVGRRGSLSGIVTVSGTQGHAAYPHLADNPIPGLVQLLAALNALELDKGNERFQPSNLEVVTVDVGNTAFNVIPARAEARFNIRYNDEWTLSTLQAKVRETLESVDLGSLNLELVFKRDASESFLTRDEKLIADLSDAVREETGRVPELSTGGGTSDARFIKNYCPVVEFGLVGQTMHKVDECVAVDDLDQLTTIYKRFLVSYFAQSAGAD, encoded by the coding sequence ATGCCTTCCAACGCCGTCGCCATTGCCCAGGATCTGATCCGTTGTCCTTCGGTCACGCCAGCTGAGGGAGGGGCCCTGACGACACTTGAAAATCTGCTGACGTCGGCCGGGTTTGAAGTCACTCGGGTCACGTTTCAGGATGAGGATACGCCGGACGTCGAAAACCTTTTCGCAACGATCGGTTCCGGGAAACCGCATTTCGTGTTTGCCGGGCATACGGATGTTGTGCCCGCCGGTGCGGAAAATGACTGGAGCCACGGGCCATTTGCCGGAACTATACATGACGGCGTTTTGTTCGGACGTGGCGCTGTCGATATGAAGGGTGGCATCGCTGCTTTTGCAGCCGCCGCGATTGATCTGGTGCAGGAACTCGGCAAGGACTTCGGTGGAACGATTTCATTGCTGATCACAGGCGATGAAGAAGGTCCTGCGGTTAACGGCACCGTCAAGTTGTTGGAATGGGCCAAGGCTGAAGGTCATGAATTTGATGCCTGCATTGTCGGCGAGCCCACCAATCCTGCCAAACTGGGAGATGCCATCAAGGTTGGTCGCCGCGGCTCTCTTTCAGGGATCGTGACCGTGTCCGGAACCCAGGGGCACGCCGCCTATCCGCATCTTGCCGACAATCCCATACCCGGCCTTGTGCAGCTGCTTGCTGCGCTCAATGCACTTGAGCTGGACAAGGGCAACGAAAGATTTCAGCCCTCCAATCTCGAAGTCGTGACGGTAGATGTTGGCAACACGGCTTTCAATGTAATTCCGGCTCGGGCCGAGGCACGCTTCAACATTCGCTACAATGACGAGTGGACGCTGTCGACGCTACAGGCCAAGGTCCGGGAGACGCTGGAAAGTGTGGATCTCGGGTCCTTGAACCTGGAGCTTGTGTTCAAGCGAGATGCCAGCGAATCCTTCCTGACGCGGGACGAAAAACTGATTGCTGACCTCAGCGATGCGGTCCGGGAAGAAACGGGGCGTGTTCCGGAACTTTCCACGGGTGGCGGAACATCCGATGCACGGTTCATCAAGAATTATTGCCCGGTGGTTGAATTCGGCCTTGTCGGTCAGACAATGCACAAGGTGGACGAGTGCGTTGCAGTCGATGACCTTGACCAGCTGACGACGATCTATAAACGATTTCTGGTCAGCTATTTTGCACAATCTGCGGGAGCGGACTGA